In a genomic window of Virgibacillus sp. SK37:
- a CDS encoding recombinase family protein — translation MANNDILKNVEFIYGYIRRSRQDIQRERRVEEDTLAQQRDLITGLLKEHYDHIAWRLFEELGSGADEIEGRPVFKNIINEIENDYERGTVAFCVKEISRLGRGSYTQMGFLLDLLQQKEIYVITPMKIYNPNNEDDLRYLKFNMFMANQEYDMIKSRMVNARLSYSKAGKWMTGGGGIPDGYIFNPKTQKLEIDEDRAWIIQKIFDLYVNERIGYNAISTRMDREGILTATGKQYWKPTHVRKILLNPVYKGTVRFNETKMITVNGKKKKVKRNPEEVIIVDNAHPAIINEDTFEKAGLIMEENRKSPKVRLDFEPHSLAGLIVCDSCSNKMQRQYSVQKYKKQSGDISTYHKEFIQCLGCKVYMRYRAVEDEILRILEEDFIKVEENILRSRLEGLIDIENARQRKQLDPTDRVEILEGKLKKANAKMKNFINMHAEEKMTEEEYIENRNDLLKEMEDINEQIDFFRKETQKEQIKGLNVENIQEGFKNVLHLYKNGELSRGEKNELLRGMFDYIILKKTGKGKFDLHAYLKPSMLLENSTLH, via the coding sequence ATGGCTAATAATGATATTCTAAAAAATGTTGAATTTATATATGGCTATATAAGAAGGTCTAGGCAAGATATTCAAAGAGAACGAAGAGTGGAAGAAGATACATTAGCACAACAAAGAGACTTAATAACAGGACTACTGAAAGAACATTATGATCATATTGCTTGGCGATTATTTGAAGAACTAGGTAGTGGTGCAGATGAAATCGAGGGTCGTCCCGTGTTTAAAAATATCATTAACGAAATAGAAAATGACTACGAACGAGGAACAGTGGCTTTTTGTGTCAAAGAAATATCCCGTCTAGGTCGTGGTAGTTATACTCAAATGGGTTTCTTGCTAGACTTGTTGCAACAGAAAGAAATATATGTAATTACCCCTATGAAAATTTACAATCCAAATAACGAAGACGATTTAAGGTATTTAAAGTTCAATATGTTTATGGCGAATCAGGAGTACGACATGATTAAAAGCCGTATGGTCAATGCGCGTTTGTCTTACTCGAAGGCTGGAAAATGGATGACTGGGGGTGGGGGGATCCCTGACGGCTATATATTTAATCCTAAAACGCAGAAGTTAGAGATTGACGAAGATAGGGCATGGATTATTCAAAAGATATTTGACCTATATGTTAATGAAAGAATCGGTTACAATGCTATTAGTACTAGAATGGATAGAGAAGGTATTCTGACTGCAACAGGTAAGCAATATTGGAAACCCACGCATGTAAGAAAAATCTTATTAAACCCAGTTTATAAAGGAACGGTTAGATTTAATGAAACAAAAATGATTACCGTAAATGGCAAGAAGAAAAAAGTAAAAAGGAATCCAGAGGAAGTAATAATAGTGGATAATGCACACCCTGCAATTATTAATGAGGATACCTTTGAAAAGGCAGGACTAATTATGGAAGAGAATCGAAAAAGCCCAAAAGTAAGACTAGACTTTGAGCCTCATTCCTTAGCAGGTTTGATAGTGTGCGATTCTTGTAGTAATAAAATGCAAAGACAATATAGTGTACAGAAATACAAAAAGCAAAGTGGTGATATATCTACCTATCATAAAGAGTTTATACAGTGTTTAGGATGTAAAGTATATATGAGGTACAGAGCCGTTGAAGATGAAATACTAAGAATACTAGAAGAAGACTTTATTAAGGTAGAAGAGAACATTCTCCGTTCCCGTTTAGAAGGATTAATTGATATTGAAAATGCAAGACAACGGAAACAATTAGACCCTACTGATAGAGTGGAAATTCTTGAGGGGAAATTGAAGAAAGCAAATGCTAAAATGAAGAATTTTATTAATATGCATGCAGAAGAAAAAATGACTGAAGAAGAATATATAGAAAACCGAAATGACTTACTAAAAGAAATGGAGGATATTAATGAGCAAATTGATTTCTTTCGTAAAGAAACACAAAAGGAGCAGATTAAGGGATTGAATGTAGAAAATATTCAAGAAGGATTTAAAAATGTCCTTCATTTATACAAAAATGGTGAACTTTCTAGAGGCGAAAAGAACGAGTTGCTAAGGGGAATGTTTGACTATATTATTTTGAAAAAGACTGGTAAAGGAAAATTTGATTTACATGCTTATTTAAAACCGAGTATGCTGTTGGAAAATTCAACTCTCCATTAA
- a CDS encoding TraB/GumN family protein codes for MEEENITRIHIDGKELILIGTAHVSKNSATQVKEVIEREQPDSVCIELDEQRYQTIREGNQWRDMDIFKVIKDKKATLLLMNLAISSFQKRMAKQFGINPGQEMIQGMESAEEIEAELVLADRNIQTTFSRIWRGIGLKGKAILLMQVIGSIFSKESITEEELEKMKSQDTINSILNDFTESFPKLKKPLIDERDQYLAQKIKEAPGDKVVAVLGAAHVPGITEEIHRDHDLDKLMELPPKSKIPKLIGWSIPLIILAIIAYTFYANPSAGWEQTIRWVLWNGSFSALGAIIALGHPLTILTAFIVAPITSLNPLIAAGWFAGIVQAYIRKPHVRDFETLAEDVFSVKGFWQNKVTRILLIVVLANLGSSLGTLIGGLDVIRLFLDNI; via the coding sequence ATGGAAGAAGAAAATATTACGCGAATACATATAGACGGAAAAGAATTGATTCTAATTGGTACCGCTCACGTATCAAAAAACAGTGCAACACAAGTAAAGGAAGTTATTGAGCGAGAACAGCCGGATTCGGTGTGCATTGAGTTGGATGAACAGCGCTATCAAACGATCCGTGAAGGAAATCAATGGAGAGATATGGATATCTTTAAGGTCATTAAAGATAAGAAAGCAACATTGCTCTTAATGAACCTTGCTATCTCTTCCTTTCAGAAAAGAATGGCCAAGCAATTTGGGATTAATCCTGGACAGGAAATGATTCAAGGAATGGAGTCTGCAGAAGAAATAGAAGCAGAACTGGTGCTTGCTGACCGGAACATTCAAACAACCTTTTCACGGATATGGCGTGGCATCGGCCTAAAAGGTAAGGCTATCTTACTTATGCAAGTGATTGGCAGTATTTTTAGTAAAGAGAGTATTACAGAAGAAGAGCTTGAGAAAATGAAAAGCCAAGATACTATTAATTCGATTCTGAATGATTTTACGGAAAGCTTCCCGAAACTAAAGAAACCATTAATTGATGAGAGAGATCAGTATTTAGCTCAAAAAATAAAAGAAGCACCAGGGGATAAAGTTGTAGCTGTACTTGGTGCAGCACATGTGCCTGGTATAACAGAAGAGATCCATCGAGATCATGACTTGGATAAGTTAATGGAATTGCCGCCCAAATCTAAAATACCTAAACTAATTGGCTGGTCGATTCCGCTAATTATTCTGGCTATCATTGCATACACATTTTATGCTAACCCATCTGCAGGGTGGGAGCAGACGATCCGCTGGGTGTTATGGAATGGATCCTTTTCAGCACTAGGTGCAATTATTGCGCTTGGTCATCCGTTAACAATACTTACGGCATTTATCGTTGCACCAATTACCTCTTTGAATCCTTTAATTGCAGCAGGTTGGTTTGCCGGTATTGTTCAAGCATATATACGTAAACCACATGTGCGTGATTTTGAAACATTGGCAGAAGACGTTTTCAGTGTGAAAGGGTTTTGGCAAAACAAGGTTACGAGAATTTTACTTATTGTTGTATTAGCTAATTTAGGTAGCTCCCTTGGAACCTTGATTGGTGGATTGGACGTTATTCGTCTGTTTTTAGATAATATATAG
- the cbpA gene encoding cyclic di-AMP binding protein CbpA, producing MLVKNDYVNIREVVYAKESDNVEQAKATIEKSGYRCIPVLDASETKFVGNIYKVDILEYENKEQPLTESIKGLIRDQEGFVKENDPFFKVFSTIKRLPYLAIINDAGEFEGILTNGNVIQVLENAWGANNGSYSLTIGTVEYSGALTKMLRIVNKYCNVQSVISLNNDSKYARRVCIVLPEEVNKETVDEIEQDLRKKNFIVTDIEYLL from the coding sequence ATGCTAGTAAAAAATGATTATGTAAACATTCGGGAAGTAGTCTACGCCAAAGAATCCGATAACGTGGAGCAGGCAAAGGCTACGATAGAGAAATCGGGCTATCGTTGTATTCCGGTGTTGGATGCGTCAGAAACTAAGTTTGTTGGTAATATTTATAAAGTAGATATTTTGGAGTACGAAAATAAAGAACAACCACTGACAGAATCAATTAAAGGACTGATTCGTGACCAAGAAGGTTTTGTAAAAGAAAACGACCCTTTTTTTAAGGTGTTTTCTACTATAAAACGACTTCCTTATCTAGCAATCATTAATGATGCTGGAGAATTCGAAGGAATATTAACAAACGGAAATGTTATTCAAGTTCTTGAAAATGCTTGGGGAGCGAATAATGGAAGCTATTCCTTAACTATTGGAACAGTAGAATATTCCGGTGCACTAACTAAGATGCTGCGAATCGTGAATAAATATTGCAACGTGCAGAGTGTTATTTCGCTAAATAACGATTCTAAATATGCTAGAAGAGTTTGTATTGTGCTGCCTGAAGAAGTAAATAAAGAAACGGTGGATGAGATCGAACAGGATCTCCGAAAGAAAAACTTTATCGTTACCGATATTGAATATCTGTTGTAA
- a CDS encoding TspO/MBR family protein, with protein MEIFKVNGTLNKKRLALGVLIPVVGGALVGYYSNKDTKAQYKKLKKPTFTPPPRVFPIAWTSLYSMMGLAQYRAYEKVDTSQIEATVITPYSIQLGLNFLWSFLFFKWNFRGVALLEIGMMMAAIGWSATQFYKLDRLAGTLMLPYLGWVGFASTLNYSIWKLNR; from the coding sequence ATGGAAATCTTTAAGGTTAATGGCACGTTAAATAAAAAACGTCTCGCTTTAGGGGTATTAATACCAGTAGTAGGTGGTGCATTAGTTGGCTACTATTCTAATAAAGATACCAAGGCACAATATAAGAAATTAAAAAAGCCTACTTTCACTCCGCCTCCACGAGTATTTCCTATAGCATGGACCTCCTTATATAGTATGATGGGCCTTGCTCAATACCGCGCATATGAAAAAGTAGATACCAGCCAGATCGAAGCAACTGTGATAACTCCTTATTCCATTCAACTGGGGTTGAATTTTTTATGGTCATTTTTATTCTTTAAATGGAATTTTCGTGGCGTCGCACTGTTGGAAATTGGCATGATGATGGCGGCCATTGGGTGGAGTGCTACTCAATTTTATAAGTTGGATCGTCTTGCGGGGACATTAATGCTGCCATATCTAGGATGGGTAGGCTTTGCATCAACGTTGAACTATTCCATATGGAAGTTAAATCGCTAA
- a CDS encoding cytosine permease — protein sequence MKSAKINTNEVESNAQDDYSLDKVPRDKRTMGWFSVTNIAFGIATAIFYFQMGSVMALQFGAMNAIISATYAIIVAGILGTFIAYLSAKSGMNVNLLSRGGGFGYIGASLTSFIYATNFIMYCAFEGLILVSAIHTFFPVIPEWTLIVFFGALVIPLNWFGIKQLDKLQKWSLPIFGIFLITAIVVSFYKPSGYDGAFWTYMPEGVEVGGKALLMCIGMHHGIMGLTALLASDYARFLKPKDTKLGSLAIGFIPQIFCFGVMGGLGIWFGVRLGDPNPGVYIVLLLGMGGALFTLLTQLRINVTNVYSASLSLSNFFENIFKFTPGRRFWVVVSGISAILLMLGGIVDHLDTAMTFQGVFLLAWAAILVTDAMVVKKMLKIGPNFYEARQEFLYKWNPVGVLSLIVASGLGTIAALGYMGTFLESTAAFFSAILAAVLTVVTAIITKGKYYTHSMPEDIHDDDRIA from the coding sequence ATGAAATCGGCGAAAATAAATACAAATGAAGTAGAGTCAAATGCTCAAGACGATTATTCTTTGGACAAGGTCCCAAGAGACAAACGTACAATGGGATGGTTTAGTGTTACAAACATTGCGTTTGGTATAGCTACAGCCATTTTTTATTTTCAAATGGGAAGTGTTATGGCACTTCAGTTTGGAGCAATGAATGCAATCATTTCAGCTACGTACGCGATCATTGTCGCTGGGATTCTAGGAACCTTTATCGCCTATCTGTCTGCTAAATCAGGCATGAATGTAAACTTATTGTCACGCGGTGGTGGCTTTGGTTACATCGGGGCGTCGTTGACCTCATTTATTTATGCTACAAATTTTATAATGTATTGTGCTTTTGAAGGTCTTATTCTCGTTTCCGCTATTCACACCTTCTTCCCAGTTATACCCGAATGGACGTTAATCGTATTCTTCGGAGCCCTAGTTATCCCTCTCAATTGGTTTGGTATTAAACAACTAGATAAATTACAAAAGTGGTCTTTACCAATCTTCGGTATATTTCTTATTACCGCAATCGTTGTTTCTTTTTATAAGCCTTCTGGCTACGATGGGGCATTTTGGACCTATATGCCTGAAGGTGTAGAAGTCGGGGGAAAAGCCCTCCTTATGTGTATCGGGATGCATCACGGTATTATGGGCTTAACAGCACTTCTTGCATCTGACTATGCCCGCTTTCTTAAGCCAAAAGATACAAAGCTTGGATCTCTGGCCATTGGTTTCATCCCGCAAATCTTCTGTTTTGGCGTTATGGGCGGTTTAGGAATTTGGTTCGGTGTACGTCTTGGCGATCCGAATCCAGGCGTGTATATCGTGTTATTGTTAGGTATGGGAGGAGCCTTGTTCACTTTGCTAACCCAACTGCGGATTAATGTTACCAATGTGTACAGTGCTTCGTTATCTTTATCCAATTTCTTTGAAAATATCTTTAAATTCACACCCGGTCGACGTTTTTGGGTAGTCGTTTCAGGTATAAGTGCTATCCTTCTTATGCTTGGTGGAATTGTAGACCATCTTGATACAGCAATGACCTTCCAAGGTGTATTTTTACTTGCATGGGCAGCCATTTTAGTGACGGATGCCATGGTAGTTAAAAAAATGTTAAAGATTGGTCCAAACTTTTATGAAGCTAGACAGGAGTTTTTATACAAGTGGAATCCAGTAGGTGTACTCTCTCTTATTGTAGCTAGTGGATTAGGAACCATTGCTGCGTTAGGATATATGGGGACCTTTTTGGAAAGTACCGCAGCATTCTTCTCAGCAATACTTGCAGCTGTGCTGACAGTTGTAACAGCCATTATTACAAAAGGGAAATACTACACACATTCCATGCCTGAAGATATCCATGACGATGACCGCATCGCGTAA
- a CDS encoding NAD(P)/FAD-dependent oxidoreductase, with translation MTRNELFDVTIIGGGPAGLYSAFYSGLREMKTKIIEYQPELGGKVHVYPEKMIWDIGGQPPISGAKFIDQIVEQGLTFNPNVVVSEKVENITKNAEGVFELHTSSGETHYSKTVIVAVGSGILNPQKLEIEGAERFEISNLNYTVKSLKSFKDKVVVISGGGNSAIDWANELEPIASRVFITCRKGNFACHESQSTQLQNSSVVCFFNTQITKLIAGENHEKIEKVELTNLESGVVSYLPIDEVIVNHGYERDTSLLSESDLPIKIKDDYFVHGNENSESSVPGLYAAGDILAHEGKLNLIAGAFQDAANAVNKAKQYIEPKAKNTGMVSSHNELFKARNKELVKEMMK, from the coding sequence TTGACTCGCAATGAATTATTTGATGTAACCATCATTGGCGGAGGTCCTGCTGGATTGTATTCCGCTTTCTATAGTGGGCTTAGGGAAATGAAAACAAAGATTATTGAATATCAACCCGAGCTTGGTGGGAAAGTTCATGTGTATCCGGAAAAGATGATTTGGGATATTGGTGGACAGCCACCAATTTCAGGAGCAAAATTTATCGATCAGATTGTTGAGCAAGGTTTAACTTTTAATCCGAACGTTGTAGTGAGTGAGAAGGTAGAGAATATCACAAAAAATGCAGAAGGAGTTTTTGAACTACATACTTCTTCTGGAGAAACCCACTATTCAAAAACAGTAATTGTTGCGGTTGGAAGTGGGATATTAAATCCTCAAAAGCTGGAAATTGAAGGCGCAGAACGGTTTGAAATTTCCAATTTAAATTATACAGTTAAATCATTAAAGAGTTTTAAAGATAAAGTCGTCGTTATTTCCGGTGGTGGAAATTCAGCGATTGATTGGGCTAACGAATTAGAGCCTATTGCCAGTCGTGTGTTCATTACGTGCAGAAAAGGAAACTTTGCCTGTCATGAATCTCAATCCACTCAGCTGCAAAACAGTTCCGTAGTTTGCTTCTTTAATACGCAAATAACAAAGCTGATAGCAGGTGAAAACCATGAAAAAATTGAAAAGGTAGAGCTTACTAACCTTGAATCCGGTGTTGTGTCTTATTTGCCGATTGATGAAGTAATTGTTAACCATGGTTATGAACGTGATACTTCCTTACTGAGCGAGAGTGATTTACCAATTAAAATAAAAGACGACTATTTTGTCCATGGGAATGAAAATAGTGAGTCATCAGTGCCTGGTCTATATGCTGCAGGTGATATTTTAGCACATGAAGGTAAATTAAATTTAATTGCCGGTGCATTTCAGGATGCTGCAAATGCAGTGAATAAGGCGAAGCAATATATTGAACCAAAAGCCAAAAATACGGGAATGGTTTCTTCCCACAATGAGTTGTTCAAAGCGCGTAATAAAGAGCTTGTTAAAGAAATGATGAAATAG
- a CDS encoding ABC transporter ATP-binding protein: MHRLYTDALNIGYGEQLIVKDLSIQIPDKQITTIIGSNGCGKSTLLKAITRIISQTSGNVVLDGKNILKENTKQLARKMAILPQSPESTGGLTVGELVSYGRFPYQSGFGRLTRRDQEVIDWALEVTGIFDFKYRHVDALSGGQRQRVWIAMALAQETEIIFLDEPTTYLDMAHQLEVLELLQQLNKEEERTIIMVLHDLNQAARFADYIIALKDGEIVKAGDCETIMQHDVLKDVFHIDAEIGRDPRTNRPICLTYNLLKGEKQNEKVDSTTYFNARAY, from the coding sequence ATGCACCGCCTGTATACAGACGCACTAAATATCGGATATGGAGAGCAGTTGATAGTTAAAGATCTAAGCATCCAAATTCCTGATAAACAAATCACAACCATTATTGGATCCAATGGTTGCGGTAAATCAACACTTTTGAAAGCTATTACAAGAATTATTTCTCAAACATCCGGAAATGTGGTCCTGGATGGTAAAAATATTTTAAAAGAAAACACCAAACAGCTTGCCAGAAAGATGGCTATTCTCCCTCAATCTCCTGAGAGTACAGGAGGTCTGACCGTCGGAGAGCTAGTATCATATGGTCGTTTTCCTTATCAAAGTGGCTTTGGAAGATTGACCCGCCGAGACCAAGAAGTGATCGATTGGGCCTTGGAGGTAACTGGAATATTTGATTTTAAATATCGCCATGTAGATGCCCTTTCCGGAGGACAACGACAACGTGTTTGGATTGCTATGGCCTTGGCCCAGGAAACAGAAATTATCTTCCTTGATGAGCCAACAACTTACCTTGATATGGCACATCAGTTAGAGGTCCTGGAGTTATTGCAACAGCTAAATAAAGAAGAGGAACGCACTATTATTATGGTACTTCATGATCTCAATCAGGCTGCCCGCTTTGCTGATTACATTATTGCTTTAAAAGATGGAGAAATTGTAAAAGCAGGAGACTGTGAAACCATCATGCAGCATGATGTTCTAAAAGACGTGTTTCATATTGATGCCGAAATTGGCAGAGACCCACGAACAAACAGACCAATTTGCCTTACTTATAACTTACTAAAAGGAGAAAAACAAAATGAAAAAGTTGATTCCACTACTTATTTTAATGCTCGTGCTTATTAG
- a CDS encoding iron-hydroxamate ABC transporter substrate-binding protein: protein MKKLIPLLILMLVLISACSNDSNKDSGSDKKEEANGDKKETITYESEDGPVEVPANPERVVVLSTYAGNVMALDVPVVGVDSYSKMNPRFEDKLEGVEEVSEDNLEKIIELDPDLIIGLSTVKNLDKLKEIAPTVTYTYGKVGYLEQHLEIGKLLNKEEEAQAWIDDFKERAQKAGEEIRNKIGEDATVSVIENFDKQIYVFGDNWGRGTEILYQEMKLKMPEKVKEMALKDGFYALSLEVLPEFAGDYMIFSKNPDTDNAFTETDTYQNIPAVKNDRVFEANAKEFYFNDPISLDYQLQFFKDSFLGE from the coding sequence ATGAAAAAGTTGATTCCACTACTTATTTTAATGCTCGTGCTTATTAGTGCTTGCAGTAATGATTCAAATAAAGATTCTGGTTCTGACAAGAAAGAAGAAGCTAATGGTGACAAGAAAGAAACCATAACGTATGAATCCGAGGATGGACCTGTGGAGGTACCTGCAAATCCAGAGCGAGTTGTCGTCTTATCCACGTATGCTGGAAACGTAATGGCCTTAGACGTTCCCGTTGTAGGTGTTGATTCTTATTCAAAAATGAATCCGCGATTTGAAGATAAATTGGAAGGCGTAGAAGAAGTTTCAGAGGACAACCTCGAGAAAATAATTGAATTGGATCCAGATCTGATTATTGGTCTTTCCACTGTAAAAAACTTGGATAAGTTAAAGGAAATTGCTCCAACAGTTACCTATACATATGGTAAAGTCGGCTATTTAGAACAGCATTTGGAAATTGGAAAACTGTTAAATAAAGAAGAAGAAGCCCAAGCTTGGATTGATGATTTTAAAGAAAGAGCACAAAAAGCCGGCGAAGAAATTCGCAATAAAATTGGTGAAGATGCAACCGTTTCTGTAATTGAAAACTTTGATAAGCAAATTTACGTTTTCGGTGATAACTGGGGACGCGGAACAGAAATTCTTTATCAGGAAATGAAATTAAAAATGCCTGAAAAAGTAAAAGAAATGGCGTTAAAAGACGGATTTTATGCCTTATCTCTTGAGGTGCTACCTGAATTTGCTGGAGACTATATGATTTTCAGTAAAAACCCTGACACGGACAACGCCTTCACAGAGACAGATACGTATCAAAATATCCCTGCAGTGAAAAATGATCGCGTATTTGAAGCAAATGCAAAAGAATTTTACTTTAATGATCCAATTTCATTAGATTATCAGTTGCAGTTCTTTAAAGATAGCTTCCTTGGTGAATAA
- a CDS encoding iron ABC transporter permease translates to MKSTNRPIPTLISFILGLATLIGMFVIAMTFGAADVQFSHVWQAIFTNSNEKGMSIIRELRLPREVAAMFVGAALAVSGAIMQGVTRNPLADPGLLGLTAGANMALAITLAFLPGTGYFGIMVACFIGASIGAGMVFGISAIKKGGFSPFRIVLAGAAVSAFLYAIAEGVGIYFKISKDVSMWTAGGVIGTSWGQVQVIVPFITVGIIISLMLSRQLTILSLNEEVAIGLGQKTTWIKAVLFVIITLLAGASVALVGNMAFIGLMIPHIVRALVGTDYRLILPMSVLIGAAFMLMADTLGRTINAPFETPVAAIVSIMGLPFFLFIVHKGGKAFL, encoded by the coding sequence ATGAAAAGTACAAACCGACCGATCCCAACTCTAATCAGCTTCATACTTGGACTTGCCACCTTAATAGGCATGTTCGTCATTGCTATGACATTTGGTGCTGCAGATGTTCAGTTTTCTCATGTTTGGCAAGCTATTTTTACAAATTCAAATGAAAAGGGTATGTCCATTATTCGCGAGCTTCGCCTTCCCCGAGAGGTTGCTGCAATGTTTGTAGGGGCTGCTTTAGCCGTTTCCGGAGCAATTATGCAAGGAGTGACGAGAAACCCACTTGCCGACCCGGGACTGCTTGGGTTAACTGCAGGTGCGAATATGGCATTAGCAATTACGCTTGCTTTTTTACCTGGAACGGGATATTTCGGTATTATGGTTGCCTGCTTTATCGGTGCATCTATTGGAGCAGGAATGGTTTTTGGTATTAGCGCAATAAAAAAGGGCGGATTTTCACCATTTCGAATTGTTCTTGCAGGTGCAGCTGTTTCTGCCTTTCTTTATGCGATTGCAGAAGGTGTAGGCATCTACTTCAAAATTTCCAAAGATGTATCGATGTGGACTGCTGGTGGTGTCATTGGCACATCGTGGGGACAGGTCCAGGTAATCGTGCCATTTATTACAGTTGGAATTATCATCTCTCTGATGTTATCAAGGCAGCTTACCATTCTAAGCTTAAATGAGGAAGTTGCTATTGGCCTTGGACAAAAAACAACGTGGATAAAAGCTGTTTTATTTGTAATCATTACGTTACTTGCAGGGGCTTCTGTAGCACTTGTCGGAAATATGGCCTTTATTGGTCTTATGATCCCACATATCGTCCGTGCCCTGGTTGGAACCGATTATCGGCTGATTTTACCTATGTCTGTTTTAATTGGTGCTGCCTTTATGCTTATGGCAGATACGCTTGGTAGGACAATCAACGCGCCTTTTGAAACCCCAGTCGCCGCTATCGTTTCTATTATGGGGCTCCCATTCTTTTTATTTATCGTACATAAAGGAGGGAAAGCATTCTTATGA
- a CDS encoding iron ABC transporter permease gives MIHPSLLRKQRMILILLIFLIIITIIIGMGIGGTSLSYDRLLPALLGNGTFKEEFVLFSIRLPQIIITLLGGMALALSGSILQTVTRNDLADPGIIGINSGAGVAIAIFFLFFPIEGGSFVYALPLVAFVGAFITAVFIYLFSYNRRTGIQPVKLVLTGVGFSMALSGIMVVLISSAEREKVDFIAKWLAGNIWGTDWPFIIALLPWLIILIPFILYKANRLNILGLNEPVAIGLGISIEKERIVVLLAAVALAASAVSVTGGIAFVGLIAPHIAKALVGSRNQLFIPVAILIGGWFLLVADTIGRNLIEPNGIPAGIIVALIGAPYFMYLLLRK, from the coding sequence ATGATACATCCTTCCTTACTGCGAAAACAACGCATGATACTAATTTTATTAATTTTCCTCATTATCATTACGATTATTATTGGGATGGGTATTGGTGGAACGAGCCTATCCTATGATCGATTACTTCCTGCATTACTAGGAAATGGAACATTTAAAGAGGAGTTTGTGCTTTTCTCGATACGTCTTCCACAAATAATTATTACATTATTAGGTGGGATGGCATTAGCTCTATCTGGATCCATTTTACAGACCGTCACGAGAAACGACTTAGCAGACCCGGGAATTATCGGTATTAATTCAGGGGCAGGCGTTGCGATTGCTATATTCTTTCTATTTTTCCCAATTGAGGGTGGTTCATTTGTATATGCCCTGCCTCTTGTTGCTTTTGTAGGTGCTTTTATTACTGCTGTATTTATTTATCTATTCTCCTACAATAGACGAACAGGAATTCAACCTGTGAAGCTCGTGCTTACAGGTGTTGGATTTTCCATGGCTCTATCAGGAATTATGGTTGTACTTATCTCTTCTGCTGAGAGGGAAAAAGTGGACTTCATTGCGAAATGGCTGGCTGGAAACATCTGGGGAACGGATTGGCCGTTTATTATCGCATTACTGCCTTGGCTAATTATCCTTATTCCATTTATTTTATACAAAGCAAATCGTCTAAATATCCTTGGACTGAACGAACCCGTGGCTATTGGACTTGGTATTTCGATTGAAAAAGAAAGAATTGTTGTTTTACTCGCTGCAGTTGCACTAGCAGCCTCCGCTGTTTCCGTAACCGGTGGTATTGCATTTGTAGGTCTCATTGCACCACATATTGCCAAAGCACTTGTTGGCAGTCGAAATCAACTCTTTATTCCGGTAGCCATCTTAATTGGAGGTTGGTTCTTATTAGTTGCAGATACTATTGGTCGCAATTTGATTGAACCAAATGGAATCCCTGCTGGAATTATCGTAGCCTTAATTGGCGCTCCTTATTTTATGTATCTATTACTAAGAAAATAG